From the genome of Faecalibacterium prausnitzii:
GAGCAGGGGGCGTCCTGCGGTCACAGATTTTCAGTTTCTGAAAATCCTTGCCATTTTGGGACCGCTTCTTGTTGGGCGTACCTGTGCCCAAAACCCTGCTGGGAACGTGTGCGACAAACCGGAAGTTATCGCTTTGTTCCATCCTCATTGAAATTGTTTTTTAATGCCTTTTCCGTCGGGAAAATAGAGCCTATTAAAAATACCAGTTGTATTACAATGATAATAATGCTTAATATTCCTATTGTATCATCACTTGCTCCATAAAAAGGAATATGTATAAGCATTGTAGGTCCCAACAGACCAATACCGACTTTCCACCAAAGTTTTCCTGCATGGTCATGTGCAAATCTCCAAGTATCCATATTTATCATTGACATCTTAGTTCGGTATCCCATAATTCCATTGATTTTCTTTGGACAATGTTTCCACATCATTCTGCCCGCAATTATCATAATCGCTGGAATAAAACAATCACAAATCAAAATGAACCACCAAAACCACATACTATTTCCTCCTCAAATTCCGATTTGTTGAACTAAGCCGAGTATACCACACGCGCGGTCGAATGACCACTCATATCTATGAGAATTTGCCCGAAATGCACCCTTCTGGTACAAAGTCCAGTGTGCGGCACCTTGCCAGCGGTGGATGCGCTTCGGATATGAAAAAGTCCCATGCCGACACCGTGGCGGTGCAGACATGGGACTTGATGCTTTTTCGGCCTGGCCGGGCAGCCGTGACCGATTCGGACCGGCGTTTACAGAGCCTTACACGTCCGAATAGGCGGAGAAGCCGCCGTCTACGGGCAGGCAGATGCCGGTGATGAACTCGGCGGCGTCGGTGTTCAGAACGTTCTTTTCCATAACAGATCTCCTCTTCGTTGCTTAAACTTTGCCTGCGCCCCTGTCCAGGATCTTATCGAACCGGGAGAAGAAGGTAGCGGCGGTGACGGCGGCGGCGATGATGTCGCTGACCGGCTCGGCCAGGAAGACGCCGAACACCGGGTCTGCGACCACATGCGGCAGGATGAAGATGAGGGGGATGAGCAAAATCAGCTTGCGCAGGCAGGCCAGCAGCAGGCTGACCTTGGCCTGACCCAGCGCCATAAAGCTCTGCTGGCAGGCGATCTGGATGCCCAGCGAGAAGATGCCAGCCATGTAGATGCGCATGGCCCAGGTGGTGTACTGGATCAGGGTGGCGTCCGAGGTGAAGATGCCGGCCACCACACCGGGCACCAGCATCATCAGCACCCAGAAGATGGCCGTGTAGCCGAAGCAGACCAGAAGCTGGAAACGGAAGGCCTCCTTGACGCGCTCTTTCTTGCCTGCACCGAAGTTGAAGCTCATCACCGGCTGGCCGCCCTGGCAGACGCCGGAAACCGGCATACTGGCCAGCTGGGAAACGCTGGTGATGACCGTCATTGCGCCCACGGCCACGTCGCCGCCGTAGCGGGCCAGGCTGGAGCTGAAACTGATCGAGAGCAGGCTCTCGGTGGACATCATGACGAAGGTGGAGATGCCCAGCGCCAGGACGGGCAGCACGATCTTCCCTTCGGGCTTGAGGTACGCTTTCTTCAGCCGGAGGGTGGTCTTGGGGCCGGTGAGGAAACGGATGATCCAGATGGCACCCACAGCCTGGCTGAGCACGGTGGCGATGGCGGCACCCCGCACCCCCAGACCAAAGAGGAAGATGAGGATGGGGTCGAGCACGATGTTGATGACCGCACCGATGACGGTGGTCAGCATACTGATCTTGGCAAAGCCCTGTGCGGTGATGAAGGGGTTCATGCCCAGCACGATGAGGACGCAGACTGAGCCGAGGATGTAGATGCGGCTGTACGCCAGCGCATAGGGCAGGGTGGCGTCGCTGGCACCGAACATCCGCAGCAGGGCCGGTGCAGCGGCGTAGAACACGACGGTCAGAAGCACCGAGAAGATCAGCAGCATGGTGAAGCTGTTGCTGACGATCTTTTCCGCCTGGTCTTTGTCGCCCTGGCCCATGGCGATGGCGGTGCGGGGCGCACCACCGGCACCGATGAGCATCGCAAAGGCGTTCAGCAACATCAGGATGGGGGTGAACAGGCCCACGCCGGTCAGCGCGGCTGCGCCGATTCCGGGGATGTGGCCGATGTAGATACGGTCCACGATGTTGTACAGCAGGTTGACGATCTGGGCCACTACGGCCGGGATCATCAGCTGGAGCAGCAGCTTTTTGACGCTGCCGGTGCCCATATCTCCTTGTTTTTTCTGTGTTTGTGCCATTGGTTTCTCCTTGCATGAAAAGGGCGGCCAGCACCGAAAAGAGGTGCTGACCACCGCATATTTTAATACGACAGGCCGAAATTCAACTCATAGTAATTGCCGGCGGCGTCACGGTAAGCGTAAGCCTTGCCGTTTTCGTCCTTCATGCTGTCGGGCATGTAGGCATCCTTGGCGTAGCCGGGCACATCGTTGGGGCTGATGCAGACGCCGTCTGCATTGACGGCCAGCACTTCGTCGCCCTTGGGCAGGGTCAGCGGCAGCTTGCCGACCGGGGCAAAGCGGCCGAACAGGACGTCCAGCGTTGCGGAGGGGTAGGTATCGAAGCCGACGGTCAGCGCGTCGGAGACTTTTTCGATGTTGCCGACTTCCCAGGCCAGCGGGCAGTTGATGTTGGAAACGACCTTGCCGCCGTGTGCGTGGACCGCCTCGGCGATGCCGGGGATGCGGCTGGCACCGACCAGCGTGGTCTCCTGATGGGCCTCGGCGGTGGGCTTGCCGCTTTCATCCACGTTGCAGACGGTCTTGCCTTCGCAGATGTCCAGCTCCAGATAGCCCGGCGTTGCATTGAAGTATGCACCGGACTGCGGGCTGACCATCAGCAGGGCGACATCGGCCTCGGCGGGGTCGGCCACCAGCGTGACATTGCCCAGCATCTCGCGCAGGGCCTTGGTGGCAGCTTCGCCGGCCTCGGCGCTCTTGCCGAAGGCCTCGGCGTAGACCTTGCAGCCATCCTTCAGGGGCAGGGTGCCGTCATTCTTCAGCAGGACGACGCTCTCGCGGTGGACACGGCTGGCCTCTTCCCAGTCGGCCTTGGTGGCCACGACCTCGGCAGCCTTCCGGGGGTCTGCATAGGGGTCTTCGAACATGCCCTGACGGAACAGCTCGGTCAGGGTGCGGCGGACGGCGCGGTTCAGGCTCTCGTCGGTCAGGACAAGGTCTTCCTTCCGGAAGCCTGCGGGCACCTCGTGGGTGTCGTAGTAGCCGTTGGCAGCACGGGCGTAGCTCTCCTCGCCGAACGCATTGTCCAGCAGACCGGAGATCAGGTCCACGCCGCTCTGGGTAACGGCGTAGCCGATGCGCTCCGGCTCATCCAGCATATCGACGCCCCAGCACATGTTGTGGACGATGCCGGTGTCGGAGTTGATGTAGCCCTTGAAGCCCATCTGGCTGCGGAGCATCCCGTCGATGAAGACCTTGTTGTAAGCGAAGCCATAGGGGTCCAGCGCGATGGGGTTGCCCTCGAAGTCCTCCTGCGGGGCGCTCTTCTCAGCGGACGGCTTGGAGTAGTAGGGCATGATGGACTCGGCGTTGTGGCGGATGGCCGCACGGAAGGCCGGGATGTGGTACTTCTGCAAGGAACCGGGGGTGGCGTAGATATTCCACTGACCTGCTGCATAGTGGGGGTCGAAGCCGTTTTCACGGGCACCGCCGCCGGGGAAGTGCTTCACAGTCACGGACACGCCGTCTGGGGTGACGCCGTTGCTGCCGCCCTGGATGCCGGGGATGAGGTGGTCGAAGATCTCCTCGATCAGCTCCGGGTCCTCGCCGAAGGTGCCGAAGGTGCGCTGCCAACGAGGGTCGGTGACGCAGTCGGCCATGTACATGTAGCCCTTCTTCAGGCCGCAGGCGTTCCACTCGCGGCGGATGGTGTCGGCGAACTTGTCGATGATGTCGATGCGGGCGGTGCCCTTGACGGCCGCTGCGATGCCCAGAGTGCCGGGCCAGGTGGCGAAGACACCGGCGGCATCGTTCATGCCGAAGACGACCTCACCGTTCTCGTTGCGGCTGTTGGACATGACCTGCATGGGCACGAAGTGCTCACAGGTCTCGGTCAGGTATTGCAGCTGGTTCAGATAGTCTGCCAGATCTTCGGGGGTGGGGTTCTCGCGCAGGATGACGTGGCGGTTGAAGCACTTTTTGACCATGTCGGAGGTGCTGGGCAGCGCCTGATGGCCGAAGATGCTGTCGGAAACGTCCACCGGTGCCTCATCCAGCAGGCCGGAGTCATCGCCCACGGGCTTGTGGCCGTTGGCGGCCAGACGGGGCGAGGGGTACTTGGGGCCCATCCGCCAGTCAGAGGTGAACAGCTGGCCGATCTTCTCGCTGGTGGTCAGGGTCTGGACATAGGCTTTGGCGCGCTCTTCAGGGGCAAGGCGCCAGTCGTTGACGGCGCTGACGGTGCCGGTGCCGTCGATATCCTTGAAATAGAGGCCGTCCTGTTCGATGACCCGGCGCTCCACCGTGCCGATGGTGGGGCCGTTTGCGTTGACATAGCGCTGGACGCGCTGGGATGCTTTCGTTGCCATGTGATTTCTCCTTTTTATTTTACGCCGTCTGCGGTGGGGTTCGTGATACCTATATTATAATGGCAGACCCCAGAAAGGGATTAGAAAAATTTTTGGAAAAATCCGCACTTTCCTAATATTCTTTTCCATGCAGGTCCATGCAGACGGAGAAAACTGGCAATGTGCTGTACTAGTATATCAATGCCATGTGCAATTTGACCAATAGGTTTTTGGAAAGTTGTGAAAATTGCTTCAAAATAGTAAAATCGTCCTGTTTTACCTCAAAATATTACTAACAGAATTTCAAAATATCGTTCATAATAAGGACATAAAGTCCCGATGTGCCGCACAGTGGCAGGTGCGGTTTTCAAACGGGGCAAAAACGGAGAACGCCTTGTTTACAAATTAAGGAGAGAAAACGAAATGGCAAAAACGAGAAGTCTGCCGGATAAGTACTACGACAAAGACTACGAGCACAACGGCATCCACCGCGTTCCGCTGTGGCGCATCGCATGCTTTGCACTGAACAACACGGCTACCAACCTGTACATGATGATGATGGGTTACGCTACCTACTACCTGATGGGCTGGGTCGGCGTCGGCATGATGATGGCCTCTTCCCTGAGCATGATCATGCGCATCTGGGACGGTGTCACCGACCCGTTCGTGGGTTTCATGGTCGATAAGACCAACGGCAAGTTCGGCAAGAACCGCCCGTTCATCGTCATCGGCAACATCATTCTGGCTGTGACCAGCTTCATCCTGTTCCACGTCACCCACCAGCTGCCGCAGGCAGTCCGCTTCCCCTTCTACGTTGTGGTCCTGATGATCTACTATCTGGGCTACACCTGCCAGTGCGTCGTTACCAAGTCTGCACAGTCCTGCATGACCAACGACCCCAAGCAGCGCCCCATGTTCGCTTCCTTCGACGGCGTGTTCAACACCGTTCTGTTCGCTGGTCTGGCGGTCGTGTTTGCGAATATGGCAAACAGCTACAAGGATGTCGGCGGCTATGCTTCCACCCAGTTCTTCCACAGCCTGTGGGTCATGACCGCCATCGGTTCCGGTATCTTCACCCTGCTGGCTGTCATCGCCATCGCCCCGAAGGACCGTCCGGAGTTCTTTGGCACCGGCAAGCCGGTCAAGGTCGGCCTGAAGGATTACTGGGATACCCTGAAGAACAACCGCGCCATCCAGATGCTGATTCTGTCTGCATCTACCGATAAGCTGGGCTCCTCTGCCCGTACCAGCGCTGTCTCCGTTGCAATGTTCGCCTGCATCGCCGGTTCTACCGTTCTGCAGGGCAACGTGACCGCTCTGACCACCATCCCCAGCGTCATCGTCACCTTCCTGGCCATCTCTCTGGTGGCTACCAAGTTCGGCCAGCGCAAGGCCATGATCATCGGCTCCGTCGGCGGTCTGGTCGTCAACGCTCTGACCATCGCCCTGTGGCTGCTGGGCGACCCCACCACCATGACCTCTGACCCCGCTAAGGGCACCCTGAACTGGGGCTACTTCCTGATCCTCCATGTTGGCCTGAGCATCATCTACGCAGGCTTCCAGGGCATCTCCGGCAACATCGTCATCCCCATGACTGCGGACTGCGCCGACTACGAGGTCTATCGCTCCGGCAAGTACGTCCCCGGCCTGATGGGCACCCTGTTCAGCTTCGTTGATAAGCTGGTCTCCTCCTTCGCACCCATGATCGCCGGTGTCATGTTCACCATCTGCGGCTTCGCTGACCACAACCCCGTTGAGGGCGACGTGGCTACCATGAAGCTCCGCATCGGCTGCGCCTTCTGCTACAGCGGCATCATCATGATCGGCCTGCTGTGCAACCTGATCGCCATGAAGTTCTATCCCCTGACCAAGGAGAAGATGGCTGAGATCCAGGACGAAGTTGCTGCCATCAAGATGAAGGCAATGGCTGAAAACGCATAATCAAGCTGCCACGCTTTCTGATTCTGCGGAAACTACATCCCATGGGAAAGACCGCTCACCGGCCAAGTGCGCAGTGGGCGGCTTTCCCGATTTTATGAGACAAAGACAGAGGTACGACAATGGCAAATACCCAATGGATAAAAGACCCCGACCACGGTTTTATCTGGAATTCCATCGAACATTACTTCTATTGGAAGGAAAACCGCCAGCGCCATGAGGTGAACCGGAAAAAGTATCTCCGCCTTTGCATTCTGGGGGCCTTTGGGGCGCACCAGTTCTACGCCAGGCGCCCGGTTTTGGGGGTGCTGTATCTGGCCACCTTCTGGACCGGCTTCTCGGCAGCCATGACCATCGTGGATGCTGTCATCGCGGCCCCCATGAAGCCGGACGAGAACGGCAGCATCTGGCTGTGACCCCCACCTCTTCTGAGCGGTTCCGCCGGGACCGGAAAGGTACAGTTCTATGAGCAACGTTTTGCAGACCCTGTTCAATACCAATCACGAGCTGCCTGATCTGCAGGTCATCGTGATTCTGGCCATCCTTGCGATCGTTGCGCCCTCGGTGGCCAAGTATCTTCATCAGCGGCGTTCCAGCGGCAGCACCAAGACCTCTGCCGCCTCGGCAAAGCCCCGCGCTCAGCACAAGAAAAAGCGCTGAGCGGCTGAACGTTCTACGACATTTCCCTCTATTCATTCATCTCATTTACCTCCTTTCTTTTCGAAGAAACACCAGAAGCCCGCAGCTTTCGCTGCGGGCTTTTGGCGTTGCGGCCTCACCTCTCAGGTACTCTGGAAGGGTTGGCAAGGTGCACAGCCGCTGCCCGTTCCGGCGGAGCCCGGCAGCCTGCGCAAAGACGAGACCTTGTTCGTCCAGCACAGCCAGCACCGGCCTGCCAAGGCCTCTCCCTCCGGGAGAGGTGGCAGCGCTTGCGCTGACGGAGAGGGCCGTGTGTGAAAGAAGGTGCCGCCGAACAGGATGACAAAATGCCCCGGCAGGTGCTGCACAGCATCTGCCGGGGCGGTTTTATGGGGCTTTAACTTTGGGTCCTATCCGGGAACGCTCAGACCTTCTTGATCTTGATGAGCTGTGCGTTCAGGCTCTCCAGGAAGCCATCGGGCAGAGCCATGACGTTGCCCAGATTCTCCGGGGACATGGTCT
Proteins encoded in this window:
- a CDS encoding MATE family efflux transporter, which codes for MAQTQKKQGDMGTGSVKKLLLQLMIPAVVAQIVNLLYNIVDRIYIGHIPGIGAAALTGVGLFTPILMLLNAFAMLIGAGGAPRTAIAMGQGDKDQAEKIVSNSFTMLLIFSVLLTVVFYAAAPALLRMFGASDATLPYALAYSRIYILGSVCVLIVLGMNPFITAQGFAKISMLTTVIGAVINIVLDPILIFLFGLGVRGAAIATVLSQAVGAIWIIRFLTGPKTTLRLKKAYLKPEGKIVLPVLALGISTFVMMSTESLLSISFSSSLARYGGDVAVGAMTVITSVSQLASMPVSGVCQGGQPVMSFNFGAGKKERVKEAFRFQLLVCFGYTAIFWVLMMLVPGVVAGIFTSDATLIQYTTWAMRIYMAGIFSLGIQIACQQSFMALGQAKVSLLLACLRKLILLIPLIFILPHVVADPVFGVFLAEPVSDIIAAAVTAATFFSRFDKILDRGAGKV
- a CDS encoding MFS transporter; this translates as MAKTRSLPDKYYDKDYEHNGIHRVPLWRIACFALNNTATNLYMMMMGYATYYLMGWVGVGMMMASSLSMIMRIWDGVTDPFVGFMVDKTNGKFGKNRPFIVIGNIILAVTSFILFHVTHQLPQAVRFPFYVVVLMIYYLGYTCQCVVTKSAQSCMTNDPKQRPMFASFDGVFNTVLFAGLAVVFANMANSYKDVGGYASTQFFHSLWVMTAIGSGIFTLLAVIAIAPKDRPEFFGTGKPVKVGLKDYWDTLKNNRAIQMLILSASTDKLGSSARTSAVSVAMFACIAGSTVLQGNVTALTTIPSVIVTFLAISLVATKFGQRKAMIIGSVGGLVVNALTIALWLLGDPTTMTSDPAKGTLNWGYFLILHVGLSIIYAGFQGISGNIVIPMTADCADYEVYRSGKYVPGLMGTLFSFVDKLVSSFAPMIAGVMFTICGFADHNPVEGDVATMKLRIGCAFCYSGIIMIGLLCNLIAMKFYPLTKEKMAEIQDEVAAIKMKAMAENA
- a CDS encoding TM2 domain-containing protein, translated to MANTQWIKDPDHGFIWNSIEHYFYWKENRQRHEVNRKKYLRLCILGAFGAHQFYARRPVLGVLYLATFWTGFSAAMTIVDAVIAAPMKPDENGSIWL
- a CDS encoding glycoside hydrolase family 3 N-terminal domain-containing protein, with product MATKASQRVQRYVNANGPTIGTVERRVIEQDGLYFKDIDGTGTVSAVNDWRLAPEERAKAYVQTLTTSEKIGQLFTSDWRMGPKYPSPRLAANGHKPVGDDSGLLDEAPVDVSDSIFGHQALPSTSDMVKKCFNRHVILRENPTPEDLADYLNQLQYLTETCEHFVPMQVMSNSRNENGEVVFGMNDAAGVFATWPGTLGIAAAVKGTARIDIIDKFADTIRREWNACGLKKGYMYMADCVTDPRWQRTFGTFGEDPELIEEIFDHLIPGIQGGSNGVTPDGVSVTVKHFPGGGARENGFDPHYAAGQWNIYATPGSLQKYHIPAFRAAIRHNAESIMPYYSKPSAEKSAPQEDFEGNPIALDPYGFAYNKVFIDGMLRSQMGFKGYINSDTGIVHNMCWGVDMLDEPERIGYAVTQSGVDLISGLLDNAFGEESYARAANGYYDTHEVPAGFRKEDLVLTDESLNRAVRRTLTELFRQGMFEDPYADPRKAAEVVATKADWEEASRVHRESVVLLKNDGTLPLKDGCKVYAEAFGKSAEAGEAATKALREMLGNVTLVADPAEADVALLMVSPQSGAYFNATPGYLELDICEGKTVCNVDESGKPTAEAHQETTLVGASRIPGIAEAVHAHGGKVVSNINCPLAWEVGNIEKVSDALTVGFDTYPSATLDVLFGRFAPVGKLPLTLPKGDEVLAVNADGVCISPNDVPGYAKDAYMPDSMKDENGKAYAYRDAAGNYYELNFGLSY
- a CDS encoding SdpI family protein; this encodes MWFWWFILICDCFIPAIMIIAGRMMWKHCPKKINGIMGYRTKMSMINMDTWRFAHDHAGKLWWKVGIGLLGPTMLIHIPFYGASDDTIGILSIIIIVIQLVFLIGSIFPTEKALKNNFNEDGTKR